Proteins encoded by one window of Candidatus Endowatersipora endosymbiont of Watersipora subatra:
- a CDS encoding Trm112 family protein → MDRKMLDLLVCPKTKAVLDYDEVAQELISQTAGLAFPIRDGIPILLISESRELDPEQELSKER, encoded by the coding sequence ATGGATAGAAAAATGCTAGATTTGTTAGTTTGTCCGAAGACGAAAGCTGTCCTTGATTATGATGAAGTAGCACAGGAATTGATTTCCCAAACCGCAGGACTGGCTTTCCCGATTCGTGATGGTATACCGATTCTTCTGATATCAGAAAGTCGAGAGCTTGATCCTGAGCAAGAATTGTCTAAAGAAAGATAG
- a CDS encoding NADH-quinone oxidoreductase subunit D has protein sequence MSESQQDIPEVNIRNEPDIRNFNINFGPQHPAAHGVLRLVLELDGEVVERVDPHIGLLHRGTEKLIEQKTYLQALPYFDRLDYVAPMNQEHAFCLAIEKLMDLEIPKRAQVIRVLYSEIGRILSHILNITTQAMDVGALTPPLWGFEEREKLMIFYERASGSRMHAAYFRPGGVHQDLPAGLVDDIGDWCDPFLKICDDIEKLLTNNRIFKQRNVDIGIISLEDAWALGFSGVMIRGSGAAWDLRRSQPYEVYSELDFEIPVGKNCDNYDRYLIRMLEMRESVKIIKQCVRRLKKTDRNGPVSSIDRKVVAPIRSEMKQSMEALIHHFKLYTEGFRVPVGEVYAAVEAPKGEFGVYLVSDGSNKPYRCKLRAPGFAHLQAMNFLCKGYQLADVSAILGSLDIVFGEVDR, from the coding sequence ATGTCTGAAAGTCAACAGGATATTCCTGAAGTCAACATAAGAAATGAACCCGACATAAGAAATTTTAATATTAACTTTGGACCTCAGCATCCTGCAGCCCACGGTGTCTTAAGATTAGTACTGGAATTAGATGGAGAAGTAGTTGAACGAGTAGATCCTCATATTGGTTTGCTGCATCGTGGAACTGAAAAACTTATTGAGCAAAAGACTTATTTGCAGGCGCTTCCTTATTTTGATCGGCTCGACTATGTGGCGCCTATGAATCAGGAGCATGCATTTTGTTTAGCAATTGAAAAACTTATGGATCTTGAAATCCCTAAAAGAGCCCAGGTGATACGTGTCTTGTATTCTGAAATAGGGAGAATTCTTTCTCATATTTTGAATATCACTACTCAAGCGATGGATGTTGGTGCCTTGACGCCTCCGCTTTGGGGATTTGAAGAACGGGAAAAATTAATGATATTCTATGAAAGGGCCTCTGGTTCCCGCATGCACGCTGCTTATTTTCGTCCTGGCGGTGTACATCAGGATTTACCTGCAGGACTTGTTGATGATATTGGCGATTGGTGTGATCCTTTTTTGAAAATTTGTGATGATATCGAGAAGTTGTTAACTAATAACCGTATTTTTAAACAGCGTAACGTGGATATTGGCATTATCAGTCTTGAAGATGCTTGGGCTTTAGGATTTTCTGGTGTTATGATTCGTGGCTCTGGTGCTGCTTGGGATTTACGTCGTTCTCAGCCTTATGAAGTTTATAGTGAACTTGATTTTGAAATTCCGGTCGGTAAGAATTGTGATAATTATGATCGTTATCTGATTCGAATGCTGGAAATGCGTGAATCCGTAAAAATCATCAAGCAATGTGTTAGGAGGCTTAAAAAGACAGATAGAAATGGGCCTGTTTCATCAATTGATAGGAAAGTCGTTGCCCCCATACGATCAGAAATGAAGCAGTCAATGGAAGCGCTCATTCATCACTTCAAGCTCTATACGGAAGGATTTAGAGTACCAGTTGGCGAGGTCTATGCAGCGGTTGAAGCACCTAAAGGCGAATTTGGAGTCTACCTGGTCTCTGATGGTTCGAACAAACCTTATCGTTGTAAACTTCGAGCACCTGGTTTTGCTCACCTTCAGGCGATGAATTTTCTATGCAAAGGATACCAACTCGCAGATGTAAGTGCGATCCTAGGATCGCTTGATATTGTTTTTGGTGAGGTAGATCGATAA
- a CDS encoding NADH-quinone oxidoreductase subunit C has product MDNSFLNELKTYVYEHRSNEVLDISVLYNEITIISSPDHIVCLLRFLRDDVQTQFISIIDICGVDYPERENRFEVVYHLLSPRQNLRVRVKVNLHPDILMPSVVGLFPGADWFEREVYDMYGILFSGHPDLRRLLTDYGFEGYPLRKDFPLSGFTEVRYDVEQKRVIYEPVHFHQEFRNFDFISQWEGTNYLLRGDEKTD; this is encoded by the coding sequence GTGGATAACTCATTTCTGAATGAATTGAAGACCTATGTTTACGAGCATAGGTCTAATGAGGTATTAGACATTTCTGTTCTCTATAATGAGATAACTATTATTTCTTCGCCAGATCATATTGTTTGTTTACTTCGTTTTCTACGTGATGATGTTCAAACCCAGTTTATTTCGATCATTGACATATGTGGTGTTGACTACCCTGAGCGAGAGAACCGTTTTGAAGTTGTTTATCATTTGCTAAGTCCGCGTCAGAATCTTAGAGTTCGGGTAAAAGTCAATCTTCATCCTGATATTTTGATGCCGAGTGTTGTTGGATTGTTTCCTGGTGCAGACTGGTTTGAGCGCGAAGTTTATGATATGTATGGTATCTTGTTTAGTGGACATCCTGATTTGCGGCGTCTTCTGACAGATTATGGATTTGAAGGCTATCCCCTAAGAAAAGATTTTCCGCTCTCCGGATTTACTGAAGTACGATATGATGTTGAACAAAAACGCGTTATCTATGAACCTGTTCACTTCCATCAGGAATTCAGAAATTTTGATTTTATTTCACAATGGGAAGGAACGAATTATCTTTTAAGAGGCGACGAAAAAACAGATTAA
- a CDS encoding NADH-quinone oxidoreductase subunit B family protein: MDKVDRKLIDKQNASFQEITGRLTDKGFLVTSADQLITWARTGSLMWMTFGLACCAVEMMQLSMPRYDAERFGFAPRASPRQSDVMIVAGTLTNKMAPALRKVYDQMPEPRYVISMGSCANGGGYYHYSYSVVRGCDRIVPVDIYVPGCPPTAEALLYGVLLLQKKIRRVGTIER, translated from the coding sequence ATGGATAAAGTTGATAGAAAGTTGATAGACAAACAGAACGCTTCCTTTCAAGAAATTACTGGTAGATTGACAGATAAAGGTTTTCTTGTAACTTCTGCAGATCAGTTGATCACCTGGGCACGTACCGGTTCTTTAATGTGGATGACCTTTGGTTTAGCGTGCTGTGCCGTTGAGATGATGCAGTTATCTATGCCGCGCTATGATGCTGAACGGTTTGGTTTTGCTCCTAGGGCTTCACCTCGTCAGTCGGATGTCATGATTGTTGCAGGAACATTGACAAACAAAATGGCTCCTGCGCTCCGTAAAGTTTATGATCAAATGCCAGAGCCCCGTTATGTAATTTCCATGGGTTCTTGTGCTAATGGTGGTGGATATTATCACTATTCCTATTCTGTTGTCCGTGGATGTGATCGCATTGTGCCAGTTGATATTTACGTACCGGGTTGTCCACCAACGGCTGAAGCGTTATTATACGGCGTTTTACTTTTACAGAAGAAAATCAGACGCGTTGGGACGATTGAGAGATAA
- a CDS encoding NADH-quinone oxidoreductase subunit A, whose protein sequence is MEQLITSYLPVFIFMGVSFLICIALLISPFLIAFRAPDDEKLSPYECGFNAFDDARMKFDVRFYLVAILFIIFDLEFVFLLPWSLSFSNMGWFGFWSMMIFLGILTIGFIYEWKKGALEWD, encoded by the coding sequence ATGGAACAATTGATTACTTCATATTTACCTGTTTTTATTTTTATGGGCGTTTCTTTTCTTATCTGTATAGCCTTGTTGATTTCACCATTTTTAATTGCTTTTCGCGCACCTGACGATGAAAAACTATCCCCTTATGAGTGTGGATTTAACGCTTTTGATGATGCACGTATGAAATTCGATGTACGCTTTTATCTTGTGGCTATTCTTTTTATTATTTTTGATCTGGAATTCGTTTTTCTCCTTCCTTGGTCCTTAAGTTTCAGTAATATGGGGTGGTTTGGATTCTGGTCTATGATGATTTTTCTCGGTATTCTAACTATTGGATTTATATATGAATGGAAAAAAGGGGCGCTTGAATGGGACTAA
- a CDS encoding DUF2155 domain-containing protein, whose translation MLALAIMKPGLPRRFSRRFSINFILYPEFSAISGLYQYFSSLKLLVNPLFLTLFLFPYLAIAKGIENPITMLYGIDKITGRITKFSIPINETVRFGQLRITPRVCYSRPISEPPKTTVFLEIDEITFDNQIRRVFTGWMVAESPSLNALEHPINDVWLVSCK comes from the coding sequence ATGCTGGCGCTGGCGATTATGAAGCCTGGACTCCCTAGAAGATTCTCTAGAAGATTCTCTATCAATTTTATACTATATCCAGAATTTTCAGCCATTTCAGGACTTTACCAATATTTCTCATCACTTAAATTATTGGTGAATCCGCTTTTTCTGACCCTTTTCCTTTTTCCCTATCTAGCAATCGCGAAAGGGATCGAAAATCCGATTACCATGCTTTACGGAATCGATAAAATTACCGGTCGAATAACAAAATTTAGCATACCTATTAACGAGACAGTTCGGTTTGGTCAACTGCGAATTACACCACGTGTATGTTATTCTCGTCCGATCAGCGAGCCACCTAAAACCACGGTTTTTCTTGAAATTGACGAGATCACTTTTGATAATCAAATCCGACGAGTCTTTACGGGTTGGATGGTTGCTGAAAGCCCTAGTCTCAATGCATTAGAACATCCCATTAATGATGTTTGGCTGGTCAGTTGCAAGTAG
- a CDS encoding NADH:ubiquinone oxidoreductase subunit NDUFA12, translated as MRKFILEIFTWWNGQTLGTRFFTWRKGKKVGKDEDGNTYYQSCEDRRWVIYHGPIEATRIPVRWHSWIHHRTDLVPSNTDHGDGERNGKMRHNKNKENKTGRSQVYNPNISIAGQKKENAGAGDYEAWTP; from the coding sequence ATGAGGAAGTTCATATTAGAAATTTTTACCTGGTGGAATGGACAAACTCTGGGAACTCGTTTTTTTACTTGGCGTAAAGGGAAAAAAGTAGGAAAAGATGAGGACGGTAATACTTATTACCAGAGTTGCGAAGATCGACGTTGGGTTATCTATCATGGGCCGATTGAGGCAACTCGCATTCCTGTAAGATGGCATAGCTGGATTCACCATCGAACAGATTTAGTGCCTTCAAATACGGACCATGGGGATGGGGAACGCAATGGGAAGATGAGACATAATAAGAATAAGGAAAATAAGACTGGGAGATCTCAAGTCTATAATCCTAACATTTCGATAGCAGGTCAGAAAAAAGAGAATGCTGGCGCTGGCGATTATGAAGCCTGGACTCCCTAG
- the lpdA gene encoding dihydrolipoyl dehydrogenase: MSYFYDLIVVGSGPGGYVAAIRAAQLGLKTAIVEREHLGGICLNWGCIPSKALLRSAEIYRYMSNAKSFGLKVENHSFDIKDIVNRSRSISRKLNEGVRFLLEKNKIDVIWGQGHLTKLGEITVSKFTNKTSYRHLQHPVPEKILGEGSYHANHVIIATGARPKQLSGIEVDGKRIWSYFEALVPKIIPKSLIIMGSGSIGMELASFYNTLGSTVTVIELMNQVMPVEDQEISDHVKKQFEKKGVRIILDSKVISFSKEDNSILATIEDKDGLTKNISAEYIVSAVGVVGNIEGLGLDNLGIAHDHDIILVDSYGATNVPGIYAIGDIAGSPMLAHKASHEGIVCVEKIAGLNPRPLNKEMIPGCTYCDPQIANLGMTEGATQKAGKKVKIGRFPFSGNGKALAFGESEGLIKTIFDLDNGQLLGVHMIGVEVTELIQGFVVAMNLETTEEELINTVFPHPTLSEVMHESVLDSEGRALHI; the protein is encoded by the coding sequence ATGTCTTACTTTTATGATTTGATTGTTGTTGGATCCGGACCTGGTGGTTATGTAGCAGCAATTCGAGCTGCTCAGTTGGGCCTTAAAACAGCCATTGTTGAGCGTGAACATCTCGGGGGTATTTGCCTCAATTGGGGCTGTATTCCTAGCAAAGCTTTACTTCGGTCCGCTGAAATTTATCGATATATGAGCAATGCCAAAAGTTTCGGTTTGAAGGTAGAAAACCATAGTTTCGACATCAAGGACATCGTAAATCGCTCCCGTTCTATTTCTAGAAAACTTAATGAAGGAGTTAGATTCTTGCTAGAAAAAAATAAAATCGATGTCATCTGGGGACAAGGTCATCTCACGAAATTGGGTGAAATAACGGTTTCAAAATTTACGAATAAGACTTCTTACCGTCACCTTCAGCATCCTGTTCCTGAAAAAATATTAGGGGAGGGAAGTTATCATGCGAACCATGTTATTATTGCGACAGGTGCCCGTCCAAAGCAACTTTCTGGTATAGAAGTTGATGGTAAAAGAATCTGGTCATATTTTGAAGCACTTGTTCCGAAGATCATACCTAAATCGCTTATTATCATGGGATCTGGATCAATAGGCATGGAGCTTGCTTCCTTTTATAACACTTTGGGTTCGACTGTCACCGTTATTGAGTTAATGAATCAAGTGATGCCGGTTGAAGATCAAGAAATATCTGATCATGTAAAGAAGCAATTTGAAAAAAAGGGTGTGAGGATAATTCTTGATTCAAAAGTTATCTCTTTTTCAAAAGAGGATAACAGTATTCTAGCTACCATAGAAGACAAAGATGGATTAACGAAGAATATCTCTGCTGAATACATTGTGTCAGCTGTTGGGGTAGTTGGAAATATCGAAGGGTTAGGACTTGATAATTTGGGCATTGCTCATGACCATGATATCATATTAGTTGATTCTTATGGTGCTACTAATGTTCCAGGAATTTACGCAATTGGTGATATTGCAGGCTCGCCTATGTTAGCACACAAAGCGAGTCATGAGGGTATAGTTTGTGTTGAAAAGATAGCTGGACTGAATCCCCGTCCTTTGAATAAAGAGATGATACCAGGATGTACTTATTGTGACCCGCAAATTGCTAATCTTGGTATGACAGAAGGTGCAACCCAAAAAGCAGGAAAGAAGGTGAAGATAGGACGCTTTCCATTTTCAGGAAATGGTAAGGCCTTAGCTTTTGGGGAATCAGAAGGATTAATAAAAACCATATTTGATCTTGATAATGGGCAATTGCTTGGTGTCCATATGATTGGGGTTGAAGTGACTGAATTGATACAGGGATTCGTTGTCGCAATGAATTTAGAAACCACTGAAGAGGAATTGATAAATACTGTTTTCCCTCATCCGACTCTATCAGAAGTGATGCATGAAAGCGTACTGGATTCTGAGGGTCGTGCCCTCCATATCTAA
- a CDS encoding dihydrolipoamide acetyltransferase family protein, which translates to MSVHVRMPALSPTMEEGSLSKWIVKVGDTVSVGDVLAEIETDKATMEVETVDEGIVAQILVDEGSVGVKVNTVIAILAEEGEDPLSVIIDPTVKMPILDVDKDETMISDSQMQVKSEQRLGDSDFRLVSPLARRLAKKSGINLHNVIGSGPRGRIIKSDVDHALREKESVPSPLPLVTSLPHLKEDNISERRTHDNMRKTIAQRLTESSISIPFYSIMVECRLDHLLTLRKELNIASPIGDDHQPLYKISINDFVIKALATALTKVPLANVSWTETERIFHKHVDVGVAVSVEDGLFTPTIRQADIKTLSVISGEVKDMATRARNRQLRPEEYSGGCTAVSNLGMFGVREFTSIINPPQASILSIGASEKRPFVQDNKLAIGTMMSVNFSFDHRAIDGMLGGELVSCFKHYIERPEMMLI; encoded by the coding sequence ATGAGTGTACACGTTAGAATGCCAGCGCTCTCTCCAACAATGGAAGAAGGGAGTTTGAGTAAATGGATTGTTAAAGTTGGAGATACCGTATCCGTTGGAGATGTTCTCGCCGAAATAGAGACAGATAAGGCTACGATGGAAGTCGAAACGGTCGATGAAGGGATTGTTGCACAGATTCTAGTTGATGAAGGCTCGGTTGGAGTTAAAGTCAACACGGTTATTGCTATTTTGGCAGAAGAGGGAGAAGATCCTTTATCAGTGATCATAGACCCTACTGTCAAAATGCCTATTCTAGACGTTGATAAAGATGAAACTATGATTTCTGATTCTCAAATGCAGGTCAAATCTGAACAGCGTCTAGGAGACAGCGACTTCCGTTTGGTCTCTCCATTAGCGCGTCGCCTTGCTAAAAAGAGCGGGATCAACCTCCATAATGTAATAGGTTCGGGTCCACGTGGGCGGATTATCAAGTCAGATGTAGATCATGCGCTTAGGGAAAAGGAGAGCGTTCCCAGTCCTCTTCCTCTTGTCACATCCCTTCCACACCTTAAAGAAGATAATATTTCTGAAAGGAGAACGCACGACAATATGCGAAAAACTATTGCTCAACGTCTAACAGAGAGTTCAATATCGATTCCTTTCTATTCTATTATGGTCGAATGCAGGTTAGATCATCTGCTCACATTACGGAAAGAGCTCAATATAGCATCTCCTATTGGAGATGATCATCAACCTCTATATAAAATTTCAATCAATGATTTTGTTATTAAAGCTCTAGCTACGGCTTTAACAAAAGTCCCTCTTGCCAATGTTTCCTGGACTGAGACTGAACGCATTTTTCATAAACATGTGGATGTTGGCGTTGCAGTTTCTGTAGAAGATGGATTATTTACCCCTACTATACGTCAGGCAGATATTAAAACTCTTTCTGTTATTTCAGGTGAGGTCAAGGATATGGCAACACGTGCACGAAATCGTCAATTACGGCCGGAGGAATATTCAGGCGGTTGTACAGCTGTTTCCAATCTTGGTATGTTTGGAGTTAGAGAATTTACTTCAATTATTAATCCCCCTCAAGCCTCGATTCTTTCTATTGGTGCAAGCGAAAAACGACCCTTTGTTCAAGATAACAAATTAGCTATTGGGACAATGATGTCAGTCAACTTTTCTTTTGATCACCGTGCTATTGATGGTATGTTAGGAGGGGAGCTTGTATCCTGTTTTAAACATTATATTGAAAGACCCGAAATGATGCTGATTTGA
- the pdhA gene encoding pyruvate dehydrogenase (acetyl-transferring) E1 component subunit alpha, translated as MTTAQSISILKEKGGIIPAPLPLAFTKSQELFGYRQMLLIRRFEEKASQLYGMGLIGGFCHLYIGQEAIVVGMQNALTDGDQVITAYRDHGHMLACGMNPNGVMAELTGRRSGYSRGKGGSMHMFSKEKNFYGGHGIVGAQVSLGTGIAFSNHYLENRKVCLTYLGDGASNQGQVYESFNMAKLWSLPVVYIIENNKYAMGTSVSRSSALTEFSRRGSSFNIPGIEVDGMDLRAVQAAGEVSIKWCRDGNGPIILDMQTYRYRGHSMSDPGKYRTRDEVQRMRAENDPIERVKQRIQEKKWSTEEMLRGIDKDIRLVIAKAAELAQGDQEPDPSELYTDILSEPAGS; from the coding sequence GTGACAACGGCCCAGTCGATATCCATCTTAAAAGAAAAAGGTGGGATTATTCCCGCGCCCTTACCACTTGCTTTTACAAAGTCTCAAGAACTGTTTGGTTATCGGCAAATGCTGTTGATCCGGCGGTTTGAAGAGAAAGCAAGTCAGCTTTATGGAATGGGATTAATTGGTGGGTTTTGTCATCTGTATATAGGACAAGAGGCAATTGTTGTTGGAATGCAAAATGCATTAACTGATGGTGATCAGGTCATTACTGCCTATCGTGATCATGGTCATATGCTTGCTTGTGGGATGAATCCAAACGGTGTGATGGCAGAATTAACTGGAAGAAGAAGTGGCTACTCACGAGGTAAGGGAGGGTCAATGCATATGTTTTCAAAAGAAAAAAACTTTTATGGTGGTCATGGCATTGTTGGTGCCCAGGTTTCACTGGGGACTGGTATTGCATTTAGTAATCATTACCTCGAAAATAGAAAGGTTTGCTTAACTTATTTAGGAGATGGTGCTTCTAATCAGGGCCAAGTCTATGAGAGTTTTAATATGGCTAAACTTTGGAGTTTACCTGTTGTTTATATAATTGAAAATAATAAATATGCCATGGGGACATCAGTTTCTCGTTCTTCTGCTTTAACAGAATTTTCACGACGAGGTTCTTCTTTCAATATTCCTGGTATTGAAGTAGATGGTATGGATTTACGGGCCGTTCAAGCAGCAGGAGAAGTTTCTATTAAATGGTGTCGTGATGGTAACGGCCCCATTATACTTGATATGCAAACATATCGCTATCGTGGTCATTCAATGTCGGATCCAGGAAAATATCGGACTAGAGATGAGGTACAAAGAATGCGAGCAGAAAATGACCCGATTGAGCGAGTTAAGCAGCGTATTCAAGAAAAAAAATGGTCAACTGAAGAGATGTTAAGGGGGATAGATAAGGACATTCGCTTAGTCATAGCCAAAGCTGCAGAGCTTGCCCAAGGCGATCAAGAGCCCGATCCAAGTGAACTTTACACTGATATTCTGAGTGAACCAGCTGGATCATGA
- a CDS encoding FtsB family cell division protein: MLYSLFLPMAVHSTKKHFWSRFLSPVMTLMMLSYFGFHAINGPHGLRSLCLMDLRIAELELKIEKKIRRCKALEKRIALLRDGSMEKDMVDQYIRSQLNMLRQDEVAIIGLN, from the coding sequence GTGTTATATAGTTTATTTCTTCCCATGGCGGTTCATTCTACAAAAAAACATTTTTGGAGTAGATTTCTTTCTCCTGTTATGACTCTAATGATGCTTAGTTATTTTGGATTTCATGCTATTAATGGACCACATGGTTTGCGCTCTCTTTGTCTTATGGACCTCCGCATTGCTGAGCTAGAGCTTAAAATTGAGAAAAAGATTCGTAGGTGCAAAGCATTAGAAAAAAGAATTGCTCTTCTACGTGATGGTAGCATGGAAAAAGACATGGTTGATCAATATATACGCTCACAACTTAATATGTTACGTCAAGATGAGGTGGCTATAATTGGGCTTAACTGA
- the eno gene encoding phosphopyruvate hydratase, whose protein sequence is MTKIIDIHAREILDSRGTPTIEVDVILEDGSLGRAAVPSGASTGSHEAIELRDGDERYLGKGVEKALKAVNEKIFEEICGLQAEDQISVDSAMTELDGSSNKKNLGANAILGVSMANARAASKALGLPLYRYLGGPFAHILPVPMMNIINGGEHADNQIDIQEFMIMPVGAHSFKEGIRMGSEVFHTLKKSLFHAGYDTNVGDEGGFAPSLRSAIEALDFIMLSIERAGYEAGKDIYIALDCASTEYFNDGKYDMKGEGCVLSSEENAAYLANLVNHYPIISIEDGMAEDDWKGWKLLTSSIGNTCQLVGDDLFVTNSTRLCNGISMGIANSILVKVNQIGTLSETFDAVDMAHRSSYTVIISHRSGETEDSIIADLAVSTNCRQIKAGSLSRSDRLAKYNQLLRIEEELSKQASYAGLSVLPFKVNLT, encoded by the coding sequence ATGACCAAAATTATTGATATCCATGCCCGAGAAATTCTTGATAGCCGAGGGACTCCAACGATTGAGGTTGATGTGATCTTAGAAGATGGATCTTTGGGACGTGCAGCTGTACCATCTGGGGCTTCTACAGGTTCACATGAAGCTATAGAACTGCGCGATGGTGATGAACGCTATCTTGGTAAGGGAGTTGAAAAAGCTTTAAAGGCTGTAAATGAAAAGATTTTTGAAGAAATTTGTGGGTTACAAGCAGAAGATCAGATTTCCGTTGATTCAGCCATGACTGAACTCGATGGATCCAGTAACAAGAAGAATCTTGGAGCGAATGCAATTTTAGGGGTTTCGATGGCGAATGCAAGAGCTGCTTCAAAAGCATTAGGATTACCTCTTTATCGCTATCTGGGCGGACCCTTTGCCCATATTTTACCGGTTCCTATGATGAATATCATCAATGGTGGGGAACATGCTGATAACCAAATCGATATCCAGGAATTTATGATTATGCCGGTAGGAGCTCATTCATTTAAAGAGGGAATACGAATGGGATCTGAAGTTTTCCATACACTAAAAAAGAGCTTATTTCATGCAGGTTATGATACTAATGTTGGCGATGAAGGTGGATTTGCACCGAGTCTAAGATCAGCTATTGAAGCACTTGATTTTATAATGCTTTCTATTGAAAGAGCGGGATACGAAGCAGGAAAAGATATTTATATCGCTCTTGACTGTGCATCAACAGAATATTTTAACGATGGAAAATATGATATGAAAGGGGAAGGTTGTGTTCTATCATCAGAAGAGAACGCGGCTTATCTTGCTAATTTAGTGAATCATTATCCTATTATTTCTATTGAAGATGGAATGGCTGAAGATGACTGGAAAGGGTGGAAGTTACTGACTAGCAGCATAGGCAACACTTGCCAACTTGTGGGTGATGACTTATTTGTCACAAACTCTACGCGCTTATGTAATGGGATATCGATGGGCATCGCTAATTCTATATTAGTGAAAGTTAATCAGATCGGTACGCTAAGTGAAACTTTCGATGCTGTAGATATGGCGCACCGCTCTTCTTATACCGTAATTATTTCTCATCGTTCAGGTGAAACAGAGGATAGTATCATTGCTGATTTAGCCGTGTCTACGAATTGCAGGCAAATCAAAGCTGGTTCTCTGTCACGCTCGGATCGTTTAGCAAAGTACAATCAGCTTTTACGTATTGAAGAAGAATTGAGCAAACAAGCATCTTATGCTGGTCTTTCAGTATTACCTTTTAAGGTCAATCTCACCTGA
- a CDS encoding succinate dehydrogenase assembly factor 2, with translation MIRSSSDLDHRRKRILYRAWHLGTCEFDYILGHFVNQTIAILNDDHLDQLEQLMKNPNLSLSQFQSHSTSIPKWNSDVLDLIKQFHLEKTS, from the coding sequence ATGATACGGAGCAGTTCTGATTTGGATCATCGACGTAAACGAATTTTGTACCGTGCTTGGCATCTTGGTACATGTGAATTCGACTATATTCTAGGTCATTTTGTAAATCAGACCATTGCAATATTAAATGATGATCATCTCGATCAGCTTGAACAATTAATGAAGAATCCTAATCTTTCCCTTTCTCAATTCCAGTCTCATTCAACATCAATACCAAAATGGAATTCAGATGTATTAGACTTAATCAAGCAATTCCATTTAGAGAAAACTTCATGA
- a CDS encoding DUF502 domain-containing protein — protein MLRERKKYPRASKISSAARLRNYFFTGLVICAPLAITTYLTWTLVQWVDSWVKPYLPDIYNPDSYFDVSIPGFGLIVAIIIITIVGFMTANLIGRSIVSYGEFLMSRMPVIRNVYSALKQIFEMVFRDNANILKNVVLIEYPRRGLWVLAFVATDTLGEIQERLEDKAEKTISVFLPTTPNPTSGFLLFVPTKDVIQLDMTVEEAAKLVISAGLVSPEFKGTKNQSVPKDKES, from the coding sequence GTGCTAAGAGAACGAAAAAAATATCCAAGAGCCTCCAAGATATCTTCTGCGGCTCGTCTTCGTAATTATTTCTTTACGGGGTTAGTCATTTGTGCGCCGCTTGCTATTACTACCTATCTAACATGGACGCTTGTTCAATGGGTTGATAGCTGGGTCAAACCTTATCTTCCAGATATCTATAACCCCGACTCTTATTTTGATGTCAGCATTCCTGGTTTCGGTCTTATTGTTGCGATTATCATAATCACGATTGTTGGCTTTATGACAGCCAATCTGATCGGTCGATCGATTGTTTCTTATGGTGAATTTTTGATGTCTAGAATGCCTGTTATTCGGAATGTTTACTCTGCGTTGAAGCAGATATTCGAGATGGTTTTTAGAGATAATGCTAACATTTTGAAAAATGTTGTCTTGATTGAATATCCACGTCGTGGCTTATGGGTTCTTGCCTTTGTTGCAACCGATACTCTCGGTGAAATACAAGAAAGATTAGAAGATAAGGCAGAAAAAACAATAAGCGTATTTCTTCCGACTACGCCAAACCCGACTTCAGGGTTTTTATTATTCGTTCCAACCAAGGATGTTATTCAATTAGATATGACAGTTGAAGAAGCTGCTAAACTTGTCATTTCTGCTGGTCTTGTCTCTCCTGAATTTAAAGGTACTAAGAATCAATCTGTGCCTAAAGATAAGGAATCTTAA